In a single window of the Gossypium hirsutum isolate 1008001.06 chromosome D02, Gossypium_hirsutum_v2.1, whole genome shotgun sequence genome:
- the LOC121214636 gene encoding protein PHOSPHATE-INDUCED 1: MNTVLLVFIYTLFHPSIPTTQSANLSQLNNNNKKMASFITPTILKIFLIISLFQICLGVRKLSEVVEEQPQLLKYHNGPLLSGPITVNLIWYGKFKPSERAIISDFVTSLSSNPSSPSLKAQPTVAQWWRTTEKYYHLASKKSSLSLSLGKQILDEHYSLGKSLKKKQIVELASKGDQKYAINVVLTASDVAVEGFCMSRCGTHGSALSSTKGKRSSKFAYIWVGNAQTQCPGQCAWPFHQPIYGPQSPPLIAPNNNVGVDGMVINLASLFAGTVTNPFGNGYYQGPAEAPLEASSACPGIYGKGAYPGHAGNLLVDPSTGASYNAHGENGRKYLLPALYDPATSSCSTLV, translated from the coding sequence ATGAACACTGTTTTGCTGGTCTTTATATATACCCTTTTCCACCCTTCTATTCCCACAACTCAAAGCGCCAACCTTTCTCAGcttaacaacaacaacaaaaaaatggCTTCTTTCATCACTCCAACCATCTTAAAAATATTCCTTATCATCTCTTTGTTTCAAATCTGTTTGGGTGTACGAAAGCTGAGTGAAGTGGTTGAGGAGCAGCCTCAGCTCTTGAAATACCACAACGGTCCTCTCCTTTCAGGCCCAATCACCGTCAATCTCATTTGGTACGGCAAGTTCAAGCCTTCCGAGAGGGCTATTATCTCTGATTTTGTCACCTCCCTCTCTTCTAACCCTTCTTCACCCTCTCTAAAAGCCCAACCCACGGTGGCTCAGTGGTGGcggaccaccgagaaatactacCATCTCGCCTCTAAGAAATCGTCTCTTTCCTTGTCTTTGGGGAAGCAGATCCTTGATGAACACTATTCGCTTGGCAAGTCTCTCAAGAAGAAACAAATTGTTGAGTTGGCCTCAAAGGGTGACCAAAAGTATGCTATTAATGTTGTTTTAACAGCATCTGATGTTGCTGTCGAAGGGTTTTGTATGAGCCGATGTGGGACTCATGGGTCTGCCTTGAGCTCCACCAAGGGTAAAAGGTCTTCCAAATTTGCTTACATTTGGGTTGGGAATGCCCAAACCCAGTGCCCTGGTCAATGTGCCTGGCCATTCCACCAACCTATCTATGGACCACAGTCCCCACCTTTGATTGCACCAAACAACAATGTGGGTGTTGATGGCATGGTCATCAACTTGGCTAGCCTCTTTGCGGGGACTGTTACCAACCCTTTTGGAAATGGTTACTACCAGGGCCCAGCTGAGGCGCCATTGGAAGCTTCATCAGCATGTCCTGGAATATATGGCAAAGGGGCTTATCCAGGCCATGCTGGAAACCTACTTGTAGACCCTTCAACTGGTGCTAGCTACAATGCTCATGGTGAGAATGGAAGGAAATACTTGCTTCCTGCTTTGTATGATCCTGCTACATCATCTTGCTCAACCTTGGTCTGA
- the LOC107910240 gene encoding protein PHOSPHATE-INDUCED 1, whose product MASFATSNVVVLYFVVLVSWIHFNAEARRLGGSVPESDQTQQPLLFQYHNGPLLTGNISVNLIWYGNFKPSQRAIVSDFINSLASSKLVSPQPSVATWWKAMDKYYHLTNKSSSLVISLGSQILDESYSLGKSLTNEQILQLASKGSQRNPINVVLTSADVAVEGFCSSRCGTHGSDSGSKLAYIWVGNSETQCPGHCAWPFHQPIYGPQNPPLVAPNNDVGLDGMVINLATLLAGTVTNPFGNGYYQGPKEAPMEAASACPGIYGKGAYPGYAGDLPVDATTGASYNAHGVNGRKYLLPALFDPSTSTCATLA is encoded by the coding sequence ATGGCTTCTTTTGCTACTTCCAATGTTGTTGTTCTGTATTTTGTTGTGTTAGTCTCTTGGATTCATTTCAATGCAGAAGCGAGGAGGCTTGGTGGGTCTGTCCCTGAGTCGGATCAAACCCAGCAGCCATTGCTGTTCCAATACCACAATGGCCCTCTTCTAACTGGCAACATCTCTGTTAATCTCATTTGGTATGGAAATTTCAAGCCTTCTCAACGTGCCATTGTGTCCGATTTCATCAATTCCCTCGCCTCTTCCAAGCTTGTTTCACCTCAACCCTCGGTTGCTACATGGTGGAAAGCCATGGATAAATACTATCACCTCACCAACAAATCTTCTTCCCTTGTCATTTCCTTGGGTTCACAAATCCTCGATGAGAGCTACTCTTTGGGGAAATCACTAACAAATGAACAAATACTGCAATTAGCATCAAAGGGTTCTCAGAGAAACCCCATCAATGTTGTCTTGACATCAGCTGATGTTGCTGTTGAAGGGTTCTGCTCCAGCAGGTGTGGAACCCATGGTTCAGATTCTGGTTCCAAGTTGGCTTATATTTGGGTAGGTAACTCGGAGACACAGTGCCCAGGTCACTGCGCTTGGCCATTCCACCAACCCATCTACGGACCACAGAACCCACCATTGGTTGCACCCAACAATGATGTGGGTCTGGATGGGATGGTTATCAACCTAGCTACCCTCTTGGCTGGGACTGTCACCAACCCATTTGGAAATGGCTACTATCAAGGTCCAAAAGAAGCACCAATGGAGGCTGCTTCCGCTTGCCCTGGGATTTATGGGAAAGGGGCTTATCCAGGCTATGCTGGGGACCTTCCAGTCGACGCTACAACCGGAGCTAGCTACAATGCACATGGTGTCAATGGAAGAAAGTACCTTCTTCCAGCCCTGTTCGACCCTTCAACCTCAACTTGTGCCACTCTAGcttaa
- the LOC107910239 gene encoding serine/threonine-protein kinase SAPK1 isoform X2 yields the protein MERYEIVKDIGSGNFGVVKLVRDRWTKELFAVKFIERGHKIDEHVQREIMNHRSLKHPNIVRFKEVLITPTHLAIVMEYAAGGELFERICSAGRFSEDEQLISGVSYCHSMEICHRDLKLENTLLDGSTAPRVKICDFGYSKSSVLHSQPKSTVGTPAYIAPEVLSKKEYDGKIADVWSCGVTLFVMLVGAYPFEDPNDPKNFKNTIGRILSAHYSIPDYVRVSMECKHLLSRIFVANPEMRITIPEIRSHPWFLKNLPIELMEGGSWQSQDVNNPSQTIEEVQFIIQEAMKTTEVPKVGEFSMGGSMDLDDLDAGTDLDVDTSGDFVCPL from the exons atggaACGTTACGAGATTGTGAAAGATATAGGATCTGGGAATTTTGGTGTGGTCAAGCTTGTTAGAGATAGATGGACAAAAGAACTCTTTGCTGTTAAGTTCATTGAGAGAGGCCACAAG ATCGATGAACATGTGCAAAGGGAAATCATGAATCATAGATCAttaaaacatcccaatattgttAGATTCAAAGAG GTTCTTATTACACCTACACATCTAGCCATAGTCATGGAGTATGCTGCAGGTGGAGAGCTCTTTGAGCGCATATGCAGTGCTGGTAGATTTAGTGAAGACGAG CAATTGATATCAGGAGTCAGTTACTGTCATTCCATG GAAATATGTCACAGAGATCTTAAGCTTGAAAACACTCTCCTCGATGGCAGCACCGCACCGCGTGTCAAAATATGTGATTTCGGGTACTCAAAG TCATCTGTGTTGCATTCTCAACCAAAATCTACTGTAGGAACACCGGCTTATATAGCCCCCGAGGTTCTCTCCAAGAAAGAATATGATGGAAAG ATTGCAGATGTTTGGTCCTGTGGAGTCACCTTGTTTGTTATGTTAGTTGGGGCATATCCCTTTGAAGATCCTAATGAtcccaaaaacttcaaaaatacaaTTGGG CGAATACTCAGTGCTCACTACTCGATTCCGGATTATGTCAGAGTTTCCATGGAGTGCAAACATCTTTTATCTCGGATATTTGTGGCTAATCCTGAAATG AGAATAACTATACCAGAAATTAGAAGCCACCCTTGGTTCTTAAAGAACTTGCCAATTGAACTGATGGAAGGTGGAAGTTGGCAAAGCCAAGATGTAAATAACCCTTCACAAACCATTGAAGAGGTACAGTTTATAATACAGGAGGCCATGAAAACGACTGAGGTCCCCAAGGTTGGGGAATTTTCCATGGGAGGAAGCATGGATCTTGATGATTTGGATGCTGGTACAGATCTTGATGTAGATACAAGTGGTGATTTTGTGTGCCCACTATGA
- the LOC107910239 gene encoding serine/threonine-protein kinase SAPK2 isoform X1, which produces MERYEIVKDIGSGNFGVVKLVRDRWTKELFAVKFIERGHKIDEHVQREIMNHRSLKHPNIVRFKEVLITPTHLAIVMEYAAGGELFERICSAGRFSEDEARFFFQQLISGVSYCHSMEICHRDLKLENTLLDGSTAPRVKICDFGYSKSSVLHSQPKSTVGTPAYIAPEVLSKKEYDGKIADVWSCGVTLFVMLVGAYPFEDPNDPKNFKNTIGRILSAHYSIPDYVRVSMECKHLLSRIFVANPEMRITIPEIRSHPWFLKNLPIELMEGGSWQSQDVNNPSQTIEEVQFIIQEAMKTTEVPKVGEFSMGGSMDLDDLDAGTDLDVDTSGDFVCPL; this is translated from the exons atggaACGTTACGAGATTGTGAAAGATATAGGATCTGGGAATTTTGGTGTGGTCAAGCTTGTTAGAGATAGATGGACAAAAGAACTCTTTGCTGTTAAGTTCATTGAGAGAGGCCACAAG ATCGATGAACATGTGCAAAGGGAAATCATGAATCATAGATCAttaaaacatcccaatattgttAGATTCAAAGAG GTTCTTATTACACCTACACATCTAGCCATAGTCATGGAGTATGCTGCAGGTGGAGAGCTCTTTGAGCGCATATGCAGTGCTGGTAGATTTAGTGAAGACGAG GCAAGGTTTTTCTTTCAGCAATTGATATCAGGAGTCAGTTACTGTCATTCCATG GAAATATGTCACAGAGATCTTAAGCTTGAAAACACTCTCCTCGATGGCAGCACCGCACCGCGTGTCAAAATATGTGATTTCGGGTACTCAAAG TCATCTGTGTTGCATTCTCAACCAAAATCTACTGTAGGAACACCGGCTTATATAGCCCCCGAGGTTCTCTCCAAGAAAGAATATGATGGAAAG ATTGCAGATGTTTGGTCCTGTGGAGTCACCTTGTTTGTTATGTTAGTTGGGGCATATCCCTTTGAAGATCCTAATGAtcccaaaaacttcaaaaatacaaTTGGG CGAATACTCAGTGCTCACTACTCGATTCCGGATTATGTCAGAGTTTCCATGGAGTGCAAACATCTTTTATCTCGGATATTTGTGGCTAATCCTGAAATG AGAATAACTATACCAGAAATTAGAAGCCACCCTTGGTTCTTAAAGAACTTGCCAATTGAACTGATGGAAGGTGGAAGTTGGCAAAGCCAAGATGTAAATAACCCTTCACAAACCATTGAAGAGGTACAGTTTATAATACAGGAGGCCATGAAAACGACTGAGGTCCCCAAGGTTGGGGAATTTTCCATGGGAGGAAGCATGGATCTTGATGATTTGGATGCTGGTACAGATCTTGATGTAGATACAAGTGGTGATTTTGTGTGCCCACTATGA
- the LOC107908327 gene encoding uncharacterized protein codes for MKSLGNAPHKAFKYPSYSPQRRNQPKMLRSKALMASLRMSSKKDVVVVASGRSKLNDKACKKHPKHRQSPGVCSLCLREKLLQLSASSSSGSTTTITTIASSCSSSLSSYSSSSSSASSYSSPMHRYPFPTEGKDSFSFLFFSGKNILTKSRSVAFSSRLRSNRTGFFSKLLLPKKYKEEGGELLKTRVH; via the coding sequence ATGAAGTCTCTTGGAAATGCACCCCACAAAGCTTTTAAATATCCTTCTTACAGCCCTCAAAGGCGCAACCAACCAAAAATGCTACGAAGCAAAGCTCTAATGGCGAGCTTGAGAATGTCATcaaagaaagatgttgttgttGTTGCAAGTGGAAGATCTAAGCTAAATGATAAAGCCTGCAAAAAACACCCAAAGCACAGGCAATCCCCAGGCGTTTGTTCACTTTGTTTACGAGAGAAACTATTGCAGTTATCAGCTAGTTCGAGCTCGGGTTCTACCACCACAATTACCACGATTGCCTCTTCTTGTTCTTCTTCCTTGtcatcttattcttcttcttcttcttcagcttCTTCTTActcctctcccatgcatcgttaCCCTTTTCCTACGGAAGGAAAGGATAGTTTTTCCTTCTTGTTTTTCAGTGGGAAAAATATACTAACAAAGAGCAGATCAGTGGCTTTTTCATCCAGATTGAGAAGCAACAGAACTGGGTTTTTCTCAAAGTTGCTCCTTCCAAAGAAATACAAAGAGGAAGGAGGAGAGCTTTTAAAAACTAGGGTTCATTAA